From Candidatus Omnitrophota bacterium:
CCACCCTGCTGCCTCGGGGCATCTTCGAGCTTAGCAAATATCATCCTGCCCGCGGATGTCTGTAAAACACTTGTGACTGTAACCTTCGCTACCTGGCCTATCAGATGCCTGGTATTATCTACTACGACCATCGTCCCGTCATCCAAGTACCCTACCCCCTGATTATATTCTTTTCCCTCTTTGGATATCCTGACTTCCATAGCTTCGCCCGGAAGGACGACGGGCCGCAGCGCATTAGCAAGTTCATTAATATTAAGTACGGTAACGCCTTGAAGCTCGGCTATCTTATTTAAATTAAAATCATTAGTAACAACTTTGGCGCTAAGAAGCTGGCCCATCTTGACCAATTTCGCGTCAACATCCTTTATGTCCGGAAAGTCTTCTTCCTGTATCCTTACATTAAGCTTGGAGTTCTTCTGTATTCTGTTTAATATATCCAGCCCGCGTCTGCCGCGATTGCGCTTCAAAGCATCCTGCGAATCCGCGATCTGCTGAAGCTCCCTTAATACAAACCTCGGTATCACTATCCTTCCCTCGACAAATCTCGTATCCAGTATATCGGCGATCCTGCCGTCGATTATAACGCTTGTATCAAGAAGCACTACATCTTCGCGCTCGTCCTGCCTGACGAATTTTACATAAGGGATTACGAGATTAAATTCGTCTTTTCCCCTCATCGCTATAACCATGCCCAAATAGCAGAATACCAGGATCAACACTATCTGCAGCGACGAAAATAGTTCTATGCTCATCGGGATTAGCTTCAGCACGCTGGTAAGTATCCATGCCATGAAAAATCCGAATATCAGCCCGAACACAGCCGCTGAAAGGTTCCTGACAGAGAATCGCCTCATCCCGACTTCCACTAATATTATCGTGCTCGAACCTATGAGGCCGCATAGGGCGCCGCCTATCTGCCACGTCATATTAAAATTACCCAAAAGCGCGCCGACATAATAACCTACTATGGTACTGACTACTACGAAAAAAGCCCTTAAGTATAATACCGTCATATGTTATCCCTCTTTCTATTGACCCCGGGGTTTATTAAGAAGTTTCCAAGGGTTATTCTTTATGTCCTCGGTAAATGCCTCGAGATTCTTATATACAGAGTCATCCGTCAATAATTTACCCACCGTGCCCTCGCCGTTCTTCAGCCTCGTAACCACTGTATTGACCGAATCTGTGAGGCTCCCTAATTTTTCAAATATCTTATTTACCGAAGCCGGATCCTTGCCAATAAGCATATCGCCGTCTTTCAAAAATCGCTCACCTATACCCGGAGATATTTCAAGATATTTTTCACCCATAAATCCTAAAGTATTTATCGTCGCGACCGCTTCTTCATCTATCTTTACGCTTTCCTTGATCCACGCGTTCAGCTGCGCTTTCGTCTTCTTTTCCGTCTCATTATAATATATTTTGAGCCCGTCTATCTGGCCCACCCCTACTCCGGCCAGTCTCACAGGAGCGCTTGGGCCTATGCCGTCGACAAAGTTGAAATCTATCTTTATATGGTAGCCGCGCTTTACGAGATTTATGTCACCTATGGAAAATACTATTATGAATAATATGGCTATGCCTATCATTATAAATATACCGACCTTCAATTCAAAAATTTTTGTTCCGTCCATGTATTCCCTCCGTATTGTAGTTCATTTAAATCTAACCTGGTTAGTCTAACCAGGTTAGATTAGGTGCTCGAAATCGATGCCTTCTGTTATAGGGCCGGTGCCGGCGCCTGTAATAAACTGCTTAACTATGGGATCCTTTGTATTTTTTATATGATCCGGCGTCCCGTCAGCTATTATTTTACCATTATACAACATGGTTATCCTGTCCGCTATCTTGTAAGCGCTCGTCATATCATGCGTAACCGCTATCGACGTCATCTTGAACCTGGCATGCAGCTGCACTATCAGGTCGTTTATAGAATCGCCCATTATCGGATCAAGCCCGGTCGTAGGTTCATCATAAAGAATTATCTGCGGCCTCACGAGGATTGCCCTTGCCAACCCCACGCGTTTCTTCATACCTCCGGATAATTCCGCGGGCTTTTTGTCCTCTATATCCTTCAATCCCACGAGCGCCAGGCACTCTTTAACGCGTTTTGCCACCTCCTGCTTCGTCGCGTTGGTGTGCTCCAGCATACTGAACCCGACATTTTCAAATATGGTAAGCGAATCAAAAAGAGCGGCGCCCTGAAATAGCATTCCAAACTTCATCCTGATCTCGTTGAGCTCCTTCTCATCCATGCGCGTTGTGTTTTTGCCGTCGATAAGAATATTCCCCGAATCCGGTTTTAGCAAGCCTATTATATGCTTTAATAGGACGCTCTTGCCGCAGCCGGACCTGCCTATTATTACAGTGGTCTCACCGTCTCTTACATTGAGGTTTAGATTATCTAAAACCTTGTGCCCGCCGAAAGTCTTGGAAACGTTTATTATCTCTATCATAAAAGATACCGTTTAATTTAAGAAATAGAATAACGCCGTAAAGAAACAGTCGGACGCTATTATTAAAATGAAACTCGTGACTACGCTCGATGTCGTAGCTTTGCCTACACCCTCCGCCCCGCCTTCGGCCCTCATCCCTTCAAAACAGGCGACAATGCATATTATCATCGCGAAGAACGTGCTTTTTATGAGGCCAGTGTATATATCTTTGTACCTCAATGCCTTCCAGGTCATCTTCATATACATGGAGTGGCTCACATCTAATTTATAGACACCTATCAGGTATCCGCCCAGGCCGCCTATGATATCGGAGTACAGGGTCAGTATAGGTATCATGATAACAAGCGCCAGAAACCTCGGAACGACAAGATATTTTACCGGATTTGTTGCAAGCGTCTCAAGAGCGTCTACCTGCTCCGTAACTTTCATCGTGCCAAGCTCAGCCGTTATCGACGCGCCGGTCCTTCCGGCCACTATAAGCGCCGTCAATACCGGCCCGAGTTCGCGTGTCATCGAAAGCGCGACTAAAGACGCTATGTACATCTCGGCCGACATCTTCTGCATCTGGTACGCGCTTTGCAGGGCCAGGACCATACCGGTAAAAAGGCTTATCAGGGAAACTATCGGAAGGCTGTCCACGCCTATCCTTGACATCTGCTCTACCACGTGACGCCTTCTTAAAGGCGGGATCGGTATCCAGAAAAGCGTCTCGCCCAAAAGTATCGACGTGCCGCCGGCATACCTGACGAACTCTATGAAACGCTTTCCTACCAATTCCGCGATATTTCTGAACATTCAATTCCCCTTCTCTAGAATTTATCCTTATGTTCTAACCCAAAAAAATTCTTATTATCGCTGAACTTTAATTTTATACTGTCATTCGGATGCAGATTATACGAAAGCTCGTACTCATCCCTGTCGCGAAGGCTTTCGTCGACCTTTTCATCGTTTACATACTTTTTAAACCCGATATTGATATCTCCTACTATATTCTTCTTCATCTTGAATTCACGGACGTCCTGCCATTTAGCGGTGTCGTATCCATCCCAAAGCACGGTATCCGCGCCGTCAATTATCTTAAGATTTTCGAAAAAACTGTCTTTACCTATCCTGGCCATGTCCATATATCCCGCAAGAGTAAAAGAGCCGCTTTCGCGCGTTATGCGCGAATCGTCTATCGTTACTATAGGCCCGTCGCCTTTAAGATCAGCGCTTAAAAACTCAAATTTCATCTCGGATATCCTGCCCTTTTTTATTTCCAACCGCACTTTACTCCTAAGCTTATCTATAGGCCCTTTTAATTCCCATTTACTGTTCATGATCCCCGCGATGAACGAAGCGTACCGCGGATTAAATATAGCGAGCGTCTGCTCCAGATTCACATTATCCGTAACCGCTATCGCGTCGACAATATACGGATCTTTTAGCCCAAATTTACCGTTTATATAACATACCCTGCCAAGGTCAAGGTTGCGTATCTCAATAGCCTCTTTCGATATCCTGTAAGAAGCCCTTACGTCATTAAACGGCTTATAATTAAGTATGATGTTCTTTGCTTCTACCTCGCCCTCAAGGTTCTCTTCCGTCACATTCTTTATCGTCGCTTCGCCCGTAATATCAAAGTGCTGCAACTTTACGTGGCCGGCTATTATCTTTAAAATGGCCACTCCGCTGGCGGCAAAGTTATATTCTATCTTTACATAGCCTTCCTTGGGCCTTAATATTATATTTGCCACTCCATTCTTTATATCGCCGGACAGGTCTATCTTGTCGCCGTCAAACAATCTTATATTCCCTTTTATTGACGCGTCCTCTTTTGTCCCCTGCAGCAATATAAAGCCGGACAATATACCATTCTTCGTAGAGAAGTCTATAGTCACATAAGGCTTGCTCGAAACAAAATTTGGAAAGATAAAATTCCATATCCTGTAATTTGAAGTTATATTCTCTATATCGACAATGTCCGCAGATGCGGATCCGTCCTTTTTCAATATCTTCACATCATGGATCGCAAATGGGCTAACGATGCCGCCTTTAAGCGCGCCTATGGATATATCCACCTTACCGCTGAACATATCTTCTATCCTGCCTTCGGCTAACACTTTAAATTGCGGGGCAAACGCTTCTATCCTGCTTTCAAAGAACGCAATAAAACTTAACGCCAAAAGTATAACTAAAAGCGCTTTAAAGCGCCTTCTCGCGCGTATGTTTCTCATAACAATATCAGACTGTCGTAAACTCCAGATGGTCGGGCGTAGCCGTAACGCGCACTTTCACTCCGGGCTTATAGGTCCCTTTTATGATACCTTCGGCAAGGGGATCTTCCAGGAATCTTTGTATAGTACGCTTTAACGGGCGCGCGCCAAATACCTTATCGAATCCGCGCTCTATAAGAAAATTTTTCGCCTCTTTCGTCAGCTCTATATGTATATTCTGATCTTTAAGGCGCGTCTCAACCTCTTTCGTCTCCAGTTCCACTATATGCTCCAGGTCTTCCCTTGTAAGGGACCTGAAGACAATTATATCGTCAACCCTGTTTAAAAATTCCGGCTTGAATACTTTTTTAACTTCATCGAGCAGTCTGGTCTTCATGGACTGGTAGGTAACTTCCTCCTCCTGCGATTTAAACCCTATCGAGCCCTGCTTCTTTAAAGTCTCAGCACCTATATTTGAAGTCATTATTATTATCGTATTCCTGAAATCTACCTTTCTTCCGAACGAATCCGTGAGGCGTCCCTCTTCGAGCATCTGCAGCAGTATATTAAACACATCCGGATGCGCCTTCTCTATCTCATCCAGCAATACCACCGAATACGGACGACGCCTGACCTTCTCTGTAAGTTGTCCGCCTTCCTCATAACCCACATAGCCGGGTGGCGCGCCTACAAGTCTCGATACATTGAACTTCTCCATATACTCTGACATATCTATCTGTATTATCGCGTCCTCATCACCGAACATAAACTCCGCGAGCGCTCTTGCCACAAGCGTCTTCCCCACACCTGTAGGGCCCAGAAATATGAATGAGCCTATCGGGCGGCGCGGATCTTTTATCCCGGCGCGCGAACGCCGGACGGCGTGAGCTATAGCGCTTATAGCTTCATTCTGGCCGATAACGCGCTTGTGCATGCCGTCTTCCATATTTAAAAATTTCGCCTGTTCTTTTTCTTCCAGTTTTACGATAGGAATACCGGTCCATTTTGAAACGATGACCGCTATATCCTCATCGGTAACTTTTGGTTCAAACTTGCCGCGCGATGTCTGCCACTCCTTTTTTATTCCGCCCAACTCTTCCTTTAACTTGCGCTCTTCATCCCTGAATTTCGCGGCGCGCTCAAAGTCCTGGTTCTTTACGCTCTGTTCTTTCTCCTTTTTAACGGTCTCCATCTTGTCTTCGATATGCTTTACATCCGGCGGAGCTGTCATAACCGAAAGCCTGGAACGGGCGCCCGCCTCGTCTATAAGATCTATAGCCTTATCCGGCAGGTATCTGCCGGTAATATATCTATCGGACAACTTCGCGGCGGCCTCGACGGCCTCATCGGTAAATTTAACCCTGTGGTGAGCTTCATATTTATCGCGAAGCCCTTTTAATATATCTATCGTCTCGGCTACCGAAGGAGGCTCCACCATTATCGTCTGGAAGCGCCTCTCGAGAGCTGCGTCTTTTTCTATGTGCTTGCGGTATTCATTTAGAGTGGTTGCGCCTATACATTGTATCTCGCCGCGCGATAGCGCAGGTTTCAGTATGTTCGACGCGTCTATAGCGCCTTCCGCTCCGCCCGCGCCAACAAGAGTATGAAGCTCGTCTATGAATACTATTATATCTTCTGATCTTTTTATCTCATCCATTACAGCTTTAATTCTTTCCTCAAACTGGCCTCTGTATTTTGTCCCGGCGACCATCAGCGCTAAATCGAGTATGATGATCCTCTGATCGCGCAGTATCTCCGGAATATCGCCTGCCACTATCTTCTGCGCGAGGCCCTCGACTATGGCGGTTTTACCAACCCCTGCCTCGCCTAAAAGCACAGGATTGTTCTTTGTGCGCCTTGACAGTATCTGTATAACACGCTCTATCTCATTTTTCCTGCCGATGACTGGATCTAATTTATTATCCTTGGCCAGTTTTGTCAGGTCCCTGCCAAACGCGTCGAGCGCGGGCGTCTTAGCGTGCGATACTTTTTGGCCCATCTCGTATCCGGGGATGGATGAACCAAGAAGGTTCATGACTTCTTCACGCACCCTTTCCAGCTCAAGGCCTAAATTCATCAATACCTGCGACGCCACGCCTTCGCCTTCTCTTATCAGGCCCAATAACAAGTGTTCCGTGCCGATATAATTATGCCCCAGCGCGCGTGCTTCCTCCGTGGCAAGCTCCATAACCTTCTTTGCTTTTGGCGTGAACGGAAGATCGCCGGAAATAACTGTAGTCGGCCCCGGCTGAACGAGCTTTTCTACCTCTATCCTTATCTTGTCCGGCGTTAGGCCAAAACTCGCGAGCACAGCGGCGGCGACGCCTTCGCCTTCTCTGACCAAGCCAAGCAGTATGTGCTCTGTGCCGATGTAGTCGTGATTAAACCTCTTGGCCTCCTCCTTCGCCAAAAGTATAACTTTTCTCGCCCTCTCAGTGAATCTGTTAAACATCGCCATTATAAAATCTCCTAAGTTATGACCCTATTTTAATTTTTCCCTGATCAATTCCGCGCGCTGCGTATCGCGTTCGTTGGAACTCAGCACCTTGCCCTTAAGCTTCTGAAGGTGCGCCGGCTGCGTAAGTATCAATAGTTCGTTTACCATTCTTCTGTCCATATTCTTCACAACGCCGACGTCCACACCAAGTCTTATGGCCGAAAGAAGCGCTATCGTCTCATTGCTTGTTATTATATGCGCGTTCTTAAGAGTTCCGAACGCGCGCCATACCCTGTCTATGAGAGCGTCTTTACTCTTGGCAATTATATTTCTTCTGGTCGCCTCTTCGCGCGCTATTATCTGGTTTATTATCCTCTCAATATTGTCCATAATATCTTCTTCGGTCCGCCCCAATGACACCTGATTAGATACCTGGAATAAGTTGCCGCTTGCCTCGGTCCCTTCGCCGTACAGGCCTCTTATATTAAGACCGAGCTTAGCGGTGGCCTGCAAAATTTTTCCTATCTGTCCGGTAAATACAAGGCTCGGCAAATGCAGCATTATAGAGCCGCGCAGTCCCGTCCCGGTATTTGTGGGGCATGCGGTAAGATATCCCCATTTAGTGGAATACGCAAATGATAATTTTTTACTTAATTCCGTATCAAGAGCGTCGATTATTCTCCAGCATTCCATGAGATTCAGGCCCGACTGCAGGATCTGTATCCTGAGATGGTCCTCTTCGTTCACCATTATGCTTATTATCTCTTTTGGATCCACGATCAGCGCTTTAAATTCAACGTCCTTGGTATGCTCAGGGCTCATCAGATGGCGCTCAACAAGAAAGAGCCTGTCGACCTCGGACAGATCCTTCAGCCTTAAGAAAAGCGCGTCCTTCAGATAACTAACCGACTTGGCCGCGTCTAAAATAGCGGTCAATATCGCTTCTTGCTGCTTTTTATCGGCCCAATGCGAAAATGACAGCTTATCAAGATTCCTGGCAAGACGCGTCCTTGAAGACATAACGATATCGGAGTTAGGACCGGTGCCTTTGAGCCATTCGCAATCGTGTTTTAGAAACTCGTCCAGCTTCATCCTTAGCCTTCTTTCGCCTTCTTGTTTTCGAGATCTTTTATCTTGTCCCTCAGTTTCGCGGCCTCTTCAAATTCTTCAGTCTGTATAGCTTTCTCAAGCTGCATCTTAAGGTCCTGCAAAGTCCTCGTATCCTTGATCGTTTTTCCGGTCTTGAGAGGGACCTTGCCGACGTGCCTGTCAGAGCCGTGGATTCTTTTTAATAGCGGGGCCAACTCTTTCTTAAAGGCTTCATAGCATTCGCTGCAGCCAAGGCGCCCAAGCTTGCGGAAATTTTGGTACGTCATTCCGCAGTTCGGGCATTTTATAGAAATGGCTACTTCAGGCTCTACTGTGGTCCCCATATCCGTAAGTCCGGCCAATAGCTCGCTTAAACCGAAGTGCTCTTCCATTTCGGCGCCCTTTTCGCGCGCGCAATCTTCACAGAGGTTGAGTTTAGAAACCTGGTCATTGACTATCTCCGTCAGATGAACCGTCGCTTCTTTCTTGCCGCAAACGTCACAGAACATATTTCACTCCATCGATCTTCGTTAGTTTCTTGAATTCGATCATAAGACGCGCCGTGACAGCGCCGGGTTTGCCGGTGCCGATCCTGTTTTTATCAATTGCTGTTACGGGGATAATCTCCGCGGCCGTACCGGTCAGAAATACCTCGTCCGCCGCGTATAAATCTTCAAGCTTCAGCATCTTCTCTTCAAAGCCGGCGCCAACAGACTTTGCCAGCCCTATAACAGCGTCTCTGGTTATGCCTTCGAGCGCGCCTATACTGGTAGGCGAGGTAAAAAAATTTCCGCCCTTAACCATAAATATATTGTCCCCGGTGCATTCCGCGACATAATCGTTATAGGTAAGCATTATCGCTTCTTCGGTGCCGGCTTTAATAGCGTCTATCTTGGCCAGGATATTATTAAGATAATTCAGCGATTTTATCTTCGGATCCAGGGCATTGGCGAGATTGCGCCTTGTCTTCGCGGTAATTATCTCCAATCCATTTCGGTAAAATACTTCCGGATATAGTTTTATCTTGTCAGTAATGATAAAGATGGTTGAATATTTGCATTTCCTCGGATCGAGCCCTAAGTCTCCTGGCCCTCTTGTCACGACCAGGCGTATATAAGCCGATTTAAGGCTGTTTGCCTTAAGGGTATCTATGACAGCTTTGGACATGGCGTCTTTTGTCATCGGGATAACCATATGAATGGCATCGGCGGAGCGGTATAGTCTGTCTATATGCTCTTTTAGCTTGAAGACCAGGCCGTCATAAGAACGGATGCCCTCGAAGACACCATCTCCATATAAAAGGCCATGGTCAAACACAGACACCACTGCCTTCTCTTTATCTACCATTTTACCGTTAAGGTATATAAGCATCTCTTCCCCAAATTATAGTATATATAATATATATAATAAATGTGATTAAGTCAAATTAAGAATTACAAAAAGGTAGGCTATGCTAATTTTCCATCTTTTAAGCGGATTACGTCATCAACTCTCGACGCAAGCTTCTCATCATGGGTAACTATTACAAGGGTAGAGCCGCTTTTTGACTTCAGGTCAAATAGAAGTTCGTATATGGCCTCCCTATTCTTAGAATCGAGGTTTCCTGTAGGCTCATCGCAAAGAAGCAGATCCGGCTGGTTCGCGAGCGCTCTTGCTATCGCTACCCTCTGTGATTCTCCTCCTGAAAGACGGGATGGCAGATGGTCGAGCCTGTGTTCAAGCCCTACTGATTTTAATATATCTTTTGCTCTTTCTCTCATCCCTTGCCCCTTCATCATCATAGGGAGCATCACATTTTCCAGCGCGGTAAATTCCGACAATAGATGATAAAACTGAAATACAAATCCTACTCTTCTATTCCTGGCCGCCGCCCTATCGCAATCGGATAATCTATATATGTCGTCTCCGTCCAGCAACACTTTTCCCGACGTGGGCCTGTCCAGCCCGCCAAGCATATGCATAAATGTGGATTTGCCGGCGCCCGAAGGCCCTACTATAGCTATGGACCGGCCGGTTTTTATTTCAATGCTTATGCCGTCTACGGCCCTGACCTCTTTCGCGCCGGTCTTATATATTTTACGCAAATCTTTTATCGCTAATAATATGTTACTCATAACGCAATGCCTCTACCGCCTCGAGTTTCGACGCCCTATACGCCGGATAAATCGTAGCTATAAAACTTATTAACAGGCTCGACGCTACTATCACAAGGATGTCCTGCGGTTCAAGTTTTACAGGCAGCCTGTCTATGTAATATATATCCTGCGGCAATGTAATAAATTTATAGGTCTTCAGGCACCAGCATAAACCTAAGCCTAAGGCGGCGCCAAGCGCGGTACCCAAAGCTCCTATCATCGCCCCCTCTATAGCAAATAGCGTCATGATGTTAAATCTCGTCGCGCCGATAGATTTAAGAATACCTATATCTTTCGTCTTCTCAAATACGGTCATTATAAGAGTGCTTGCTATATTAAGGCACGCCACAATGACTATAAGCGTAAGTATCAGAAACATAACAATCTTCTCAAGTTTTAGCGCGGAAATAAGGTTTTTATTCTGCTCCATCCACGTTCTTACCGTAAACGGCGGGCCTAATTTCTCCAACAACTCTTTCTTTATTTCCCGCGCGCGAAACGCGTCGTCTATTTTGACACTGATCCCGCTAACAAGGCCCGATACCGCGAATATGTCCTGTGCCTTCTTAAGATCAATAAAAATAAAATTCATGTCATATTCATACATGCCGGAATTGAATATACCGCATATCGCAAGAGTCTGGCCTTTAGTATCCGACGGAGAGACTAAAATTATTTTGTCGCCCAACTTTAACCTTAACCTCGAGGCGAGTTCACTGCCTATTACGACGCCGTTCCCATTAAATTCTAACGATCCCTGTTTTATATATGTTCCTATTTTACTTATCTTCTCTTCTTTTGGGCTATCTATGCCTTTTACTATAACACCCGTCACATTTTCATTGCTGCGGACAAGCGCCTGCCCGTGCAGATATGGTGCCGCGGAAACAATATGAGGGGTTGACAAAATCTTTGAGACAAACTCGCCCGAAGGGTCCACGCCATAGTCGGACTCGACTACAATGTGCGCGTTCATCCCTATTATCTTCTCTTTTAGGTCATTATCAAACCCGGACATTACGGCTATGACGGTAATAAGCGCGGCGACACCGACGGCGATGCCGAGTATCGATATCAGGCTTATTATGGAGATGAATTTTTCTTTATGTTTTGATGTGAGGTATCTGAAGGCTATGAAGGCAAGCCAGTTCATTCAATATTTTCGCTTCGCGCAACTTCTCGCGAGGTTTCGGGTTTTAACTGTGGGAACAATATTACATCTCTTATCGACGGTGAATTGGTCAATACCATTACGAGCCTGTCTATGCCTATACCTAACCCGCCCGCGGGAGGCATCCCATATTCCAATGCCCGCACGAAATCATAATCTATCTTATTCTTTTTATCTTTAACGCCTTCAAGATCGGCCTCAAACCTTGCCGCCTGCTCGATAGGATCATTGAGTTCGGAATAAGCGTTTGCCACTTCCATGCCGCCCATGTAAAGCTCAAATCTGTCGGTAAGAAGAGGGTTATCCTTTTTGCATTTGGCCAGCGGGCACATCTCCTTGAAGATATCTACAACAAATACAGGGTGATTCTGGGCCTTGGGTTCTATCAGGTCTCCGACGATATTTATCAACTGCGTCCTGGAAAGCTCTTTTCCTTCCACTTCTACGCCTTTGCTTTTTAATTTTCTTATCCACTCTTCCTGCGTCTGGTCCGGGCTTATGCCGAACTGATCCTTCATCAGGTCCGCGAATGATATCTTCTCCCACCTGGAAAGATCTATCGTCTTACCCTGATATTCAAAGGCGGTCTTGCCGATTACGTCCTGGGCCAGTTTCGTTATTAAGTCTTCGGTTAATTTCATCATACCGGCGCAGTCAGAGTATGCCTGGTAGACTTCGAGCATGGTAAATTCGGGATTGTGCCTTATGGATATGCCTTCATTCCTAAAATTCCTATTTATCTCATATACCCTGTCAAAACCTCCGACCAGAAGTCTCTTTAAGAAGAGTTCCGGCGCTATTCTTAGGTATAGGTCTACTCCCAACGCTTCATGATGAGTCTTAAAAGGCTTACCTGCCGCGCCGCCCGGTATCGACTGCATCATGGGAGTCTCAACCTCAAGGAAACCCCTGCTATCCAAGAAGGATCGAATGCCGGTAACAACCTTCGATCTATCTATGAATACTTTCTTAACATCGTCGTTCATGACAAGATCCACATAGCGCTGGCGATACCTGGTCTCAATGTCTTTCAAGCCGTGCCATTTTTCCGGAAGCGGCCTTAAGGATTTTGATAGAATAACAAATTCGGTAGTCTTTATCGATGGCTCACCTGTTCTGGTCTTGAACGTCTCGCCTTTTATTCCGACAAAGTCACCTATATCGGTATTATTGGATAACTCGAAACTATCTTGTCCGATAATATCCGCCTTAACATACAGTTGTACCTTGCCGGTAGAATCTTTGAGATCGTAAAATTTCGCCTTGCCATGCTCTCGGCATGCCATGAGCCTGCCGGCTAATGTAACAACTTTGCCATCACTAAAATTGTCTGTGAGATCTTTTATTGAAGAAGTAATATCAAACCTTGCGCCATAGGCATATATGCCCTTACTATTTATAGCATCCAGTTTTAATCTTCTCTGTTTTATAAGTTCGTTCTCTTCATGCATGAAAATAATTATATACTACATATATG
This genomic window contains:
- a CDS encoding ABC transporter ATP-binding protein, translated to MSNILLAIKDLRKIYKTGAKEVRAVDGISIEIKTGRSIAIVGPSGAGKSTFMHMLGGLDRPTSGKVLLDGDDIYRLSDCDRAAARNRRVGFVFQFYHLLSEFTALENVMLPMMMKGQGMRERAKDILKSVGLEHRLDHLPSRLSGGESQRVAIARALANQPDLLLCDEPTGNLDSKNREAIYELLFDLKSKSGSTLVIVTHDEKLASRVDDVIRLKDGKLA
- a CDS encoding lipoprotein-releasing ABC transporter permease subunit; this encodes MNWLAFIAFRYLTSKHKEKFISIISLISILGIAVGVAALITVIAVMSGFDNDLKEKIIGMNAHIVVESDYGVDPSGEFVSKILSTPHIVSAAPYLHGQALVRSNENVTGVIVKGIDSPKEEKISKIGTYIKQGSLEFNGNGVVIGSELASRLRLKLGDKIILVSPSDTKGQTLAICGIFNSGMYEYDMNFIFIDLKKAQDIFAVSGLVSGISVKIDDAFRAREIKKELLEKLGPPFTVRTWMEQNKNLISALKLEKIVMFLILTLIVIVACLNIASTLIMTVFEKTKDIGILKSIGATRFNIMTLFAIEGAMIGALGTALGAALGLGLCWCLKTYKFITLPQDIYYIDRLPVKLEPQDILVIVASSLLISFIATIYPAYRASKLEAVEALRYE
- the lysS gene encoding lysine--tRNA ligase, translating into MHEENELIKQRRLKLDAINSKGIYAYGARFDITSSIKDLTDNFSDGKVVTLAGRLMACREHGKAKFYDLKDSTGKVQLYVKADIIGQDSFELSNNTDIGDFVGIKGETFKTRTGEPSIKTTEFVILSKSLRPLPEKWHGLKDIETRYRQRYVDLVMNDDVKKVFIDRSKVVTGIRSFLDSRGFLEVETPMMQSIPGGAAGKPFKTHHEALGVDLYLRIAPELFLKRLLVGGFDRVYEINRNFRNEGISIRHNPEFTMLEVYQAYSDCAGMMKLTEDLITKLAQDVIGKTAFEYQGKTIDLSRWEKISFADLMKDQFGISPDQTQEEWIRKLKSKGVEVEGKELSRTQLINIVGDLIEPKAQNHPVFVVDIFKEMCPLAKCKKDNPLLTDRFELYMGGMEVANAYSELNDPIEQAARFEADLEGVKDKKNKIDYDFVRALEYGMPPAGGLGIGIDRLVMVLTNSPSIRDVILFPQLKPETSREVARSENIE